In one window of Arthrobacter pascens DNA:
- the glgX gene encoding glycogen debranching protein GlgX produces MVMPLFDTASTMDASTALPLGVSVPRPHSGGPKASRSRANVAVYAPGVSNLEIAYKAPGGEWHCQALPNVTQGVHHGLVDGFPYGSRYGFRAISKAESLPLSVPTLDLDDDGGQPLLLDPYGRAVDQREGFLTSVRTADDFDWGSDQRLRLPWRNTIIYEAHVRGQSMQHPDVPDELRGTYAGMAHPAVVEHLKNLGVTSVQLLPVHFHLDEPHLQNLGLTNYWGYNTAAFFALHPGYATRAAQEAGPQAIQDEFKMMVKLLHEAGLEVILDVVYNHTAEGGPDGPALSFRGLGEDTYYRTDGNGRYLDTTGCGNSLNFGEPRVVQLVLDSLRYWVDEFHIDGFRFDLAVTLCRNAANEFDPRHPFLIAIAADPVLSDVKLIAEPWDVGYGGWQTGRFPADWVDWNDHFRDAVRSFWVADRGAIDAGGDGGSVAKLADALSGSAGLFEGSGRSRLASVNLVTAHDGFTLNDLVSYDRKHNEANGEQNRDGHGDNRSYNHGFEGRTEDEDILARRAQSRRNLMATLMISLGVPMITAGDELARTQQGNNNAYCQDNPLAWLDWTMTPESHEMLRSTKRYIRLRKEFLASQPDDFPAKDGHSYLHWFDESGQPMSMERWNDPRRRVMQHLLGSDDGTLTGLLVVNGTGSDVKVTLPRLTKDDGTPLHTTFELRLTTSAQHELRQGSRVAAGEKDLVEAFSMNIYRT; encoded by the coding sequence ATGGTTATGCCGCTCTTTGACACTGCTTCCACCATGGATGCCTCCACGGCTCTTCCACTCGGTGTCAGCGTTCCGCGCCCGCACTCGGGTGGACCCAAGGCTTCTCGATCGCGGGCCAACGTGGCCGTTTACGCCCCGGGCGTGAGTAATCTCGAGATCGCCTACAAGGCTCCCGGCGGCGAATGGCACTGCCAGGCGCTCCCGAATGTGACCCAGGGCGTGCATCACGGACTTGTGGATGGATTTCCCTACGGGTCCCGATATGGCTTCCGGGCCATATCCAAGGCGGAGTCGTTGCCGCTGTCCGTGCCCACACTGGACCTTGACGACGACGGCGGCCAGCCGCTGCTGCTCGATCCGTACGGCCGCGCCGTGGACCAGCGGGAGGGATTCCTGACGAGCGTCCGCACGGCCGATGATTTCGACTGGGGGTCCGACCAGCGGCTTCGGCTGCCGTGGCGCAACACCATCATCTACGAGGCCCATGTGCGCGGCCAGAGCATGCAGCATCCGGATGTACCTGATGAATTGCGGGGCACCTATGCGGGGATGGCTCATCCGGCGGTCGTTGAGCACCTAAAGAACCTGGGTGTCACGTCCGTCCAACTGCTCCCGGTCCATTTCCACCTGGACGAGCCGCACCTGCAGAATCTCGGGCTGACTAACTACTGGGGCTACAACACCGCCGCTTTTTTTGCCCTCCATCCCGGTTATGCCACCCGCGCCGCCCAGGAGGCCGGCCCGCAAGCCATCCAGGATGAGTTCAAGATGATGGTTAAGCTCCTCCATGAAGCCGGGCTGGAGGTCATTCTGGATGTCGTCTACAACCACACCGCGGAGGGCGGCCCGGACGGCCCGGCACTGAGCTTCCGCGGACTTGGCGAGGACACGTACTACCGCACGGACGGCAACGGCAGATATCTGGACACCACGGGATGCGGCAACAGCCTGAACTTCGGGGAACCCCGCGTCGTCCAGCTGGTCCTGGACTCGCTCCGGTACTGGGTGGATGAATTCCACATCGACGGGTTCCGGTTCGACCTCGCCGTGACGCTCTGCCGGAATGCGGCAAACGAATTCGATCCGCGGCATCCGTTCCTCATCGCCATTGCCGCTGACCCTGTGCTGTCCGACGTGAAGCTCATTGCCGAACCCTGGGACGTGGGCTACGGCGGCTGGCAGACGGGACGGTTCCCCGCTGACTGGGTTGACTGGAACGATCATTTCCGGGACGCCGTCCGTTCATTCTGGGTCGCGGACCGAGGGGCTATCGATGCCGGAGGCGATGGTGGATCGGTGGCGAAACTGGCCGACGCGCTTTCCGGATCGGCAGGGCTGTTCGAAGGCTCCGGCCGCTCTCGGCTCGCTTCAGTCAACCTCGTCACCGCCCACGACGGGTTTACCCTGAATGACCTGGTGTCCTATGACCGCAAGCACAATGAGGCCAACGGGGAACAGAACCGGGACGGCCACGGGGACAACCGCAGCTACAACCACGGATTTGAAGGCCGGACCGAGGACGAGGACATCCTGGCGCGGCGGGCCCAGTCCCGGCGCAACCTGATGGCCACCCTGATGATTTCCCTGGGCGTGCCCATGATCACGGCAGGGGATGAACTGGCACGCACCCAGCAGGGCAACAACAACGCCTACTGCCAGGACAACCCGCTCGCGTGGCTGGACTGGACGATGACGCCTGAGTCGCACGAGATGCTGCGCAGCACCAAACGCTACATCCGGCTGCGCAAGGAGTTCCTCGCCAGCCAGCCTGACGACTTTCCTGCAAAGGACGGGCACTCGTATCTTCACTGGTTCGATGAGTCGGGCCAACCCATGTCGATGGAGCGCTGGAACGACCCCCGGCGCCGGGTCATGCAACACCTGCTGGGATCGGATGACGGCACGCTCACAGGGCTGCTGGTGGTGAACGGCACCGGCTCGGACGTAAAGGTCACCTTGCCGCGGCTCACCAAGGACGACGGAACACCCTTGCACACGACGTTCGAGCTTAGGCTCACCACTTCAGCCCAGCACGAGCTCCGCCAGGGCAGCCGGGTGGCAGCCGGGGAAAAAGATCTCGTGGAGGCCTTCTCGATGAACATCTACCGCACCTAG
- a CDS encoding carbon-nitrogen hydrolase family protein, protein MRVALAQIITGRDLAANLSLLDAYAHKAKAGGADLVVFPEATMRAFGNPLTDIAEPLDGPWARRVRSVAETLDLVIVAGMFTPGSLSGDGRRKVRNTLLVTGPGVETSYDKVHLFDAFGFLESDTVDPGTEPVTFDAGGLTFGLSTCYDIRFPALFTANAERGAVANIICASWGSGPGKVEQWQLLSRARALDSTSYVLACGQGDPVSQGIRAGGAAPTGVGHSAVISPFGEVLDELEGARGLLFADLDAAVVEEARRNLPVLANRRDF, encoded by the coding sequence GTGCGGGTTGCGCTTGCCCAGATCATCACCGGCCGGGACCTGGCCGCAAACCTGTCCCTGCTGGATGCGTACGCGCACAAGGCCAAGGCCGGCGGTGCGGATTTGGTGGTCTTCCCGGAAGCCACCATGAGGGCGTTTGGAAACCCGCTGACGGACATCGCCGAACCCTTGGACGGGCCGTGGGCCCGGCGGGTGCGCAGCGTTGCAGAAACCCTGGACCTGGTCATCGTGGCCGGCATGTTCACCCCGGGCTCGCTGTCTGGCGACGGCCGCCGGAAGGTGCGCAACACCCTCCTCGTCACCGGCCCCGGCGTGGAAACCAGCTATGACAAGGTCCACCTTTTTGACGCCTTCGGGTTCCTCGAGTCGGACACAGTTGATCCGGGAACCGAACCGGTAACGTTCGACGCCGGCGGCCTCACCTTTGGTCTTTCCACCTGCTACGATATCCGCTTCCCTGCCCTGTTCACCGCCAACGCGGAGCGTGGCGCCGTGGCTAACATCATCTGCGCATCCTGGGGATCCGGTCCGGGCAAGGTGGAGCAGTGGCAGCTTCTTTCGCGCGCCCGCGCACTGGATTCCACCTCCTACGTCCTGGCCTGCGGTCAGGGTGACCCCGTCAGCCAGGGCATCCGTGCCGGCGGCGCGGCACCTACCGGGGTAGGCCACTCCGCCGTCATCTCCCCGTTCGGGGAGGTGCTGGACGAGCTGGAAGGGGCCCGCGGGCTCCTGTTCGCGGACCTGGATGCGGCCGTGGTGGAGGAAGCCCGCCGAAACCTCCCGGTCCTTGCCAACCGCCGCGACTTCTGA
- the rlmB gene encoding 23S rRNA (guanosine(2251)-2'-O)-methyltransferase RlmB: protein MANNGRRSVKAKKGPTIGTGGHGRKALEGKGPTPKAEDRPYHKAHKSKQLAERSAAKRGTGARSAGAARSGPKGRATEEVVTGRNSVVEALRAGIPAKALHIAIRIEMDDRVKESLKIAAERGIPLLETGKPELDRMTDDAVHQGLVLQIPPYEYQDAYDLAEETVDRWKKGHVANAPLFVALDGITDPRNLGAIIRSVSAFSGHGVIVPERRSVGVTASAWKTSAGAAVRVPVARAANLNSALKQFKNMGIFVLGLDGDGDVSLPDLTLATEPVCIVVGSEGKGLSRLVRENCDQIVSIPIDSAMESLNASMAVGISLYEVSRQRAAK, encoded by the coding sequence ATGGCCAACAACGGTCGCCGATCGGTCAAAGCGAAGAAGGGGCCAACCATCGGAACCGGTGGACATGGACGCAAGGCCCTGGAAGGCAAGGGCCCCACGCCCAAGGCGGAGGACCGCCCCTACCACAAGGCCCACAAGAGCAAGCAGCTGGCCGAACGGTCCGCCGCCAAGCGCGGCACGGGTGCGCGTAGCGCCGGCGCCGCCCGCTCCGGCCCCAAAGGGCGCGCCACCGAGGAAGTCGTCACCGGCCGGAACTCCGTCGTCGAGGCGCTCCGGGCGGGCATTCCCGCGAAAGCCCTGCACATCGCCATCCGGATCGAAATGGATGACCGCGTCAAGGAGTCCCTCAAGATTGCTGCCGAGCGCGGCATCCCGCTGCTGGAAACCGGCAAGCCTGAGCTGGACCGGATGACCGATGACGCCGTCCACCAGGGCCTGGTCCTGCAGATCCCGCCGTACGAGTACCAGGACGCTTACGACCTGGCCGAGGAAACCGTGGACCGCTGGAAGAAGGGCCACGTCGCAAACGCGCCGCTCTTTGTCGCCTTGGACGGCATCACCGATCCGCGTAACCTCGGCGCCATCATCCGCTCCGTCTCCGCCTTCAGCGGCCACGGTGTCATTGTGCCTGAACGCCGCTCGGTCGGAGTCACGGCGTCAGCCTGGAAAACCAGTGCAGGTGCGGCCGTACGTGTTCCGGTGGCGCGCGCCGCTAACTTGAACAGTGCCCTGAAGCAGTTCAAGAACATGGGGATCTTCGTCCTGGGGCTCGACGGCGACGGCGACGTTTCCCTGCCCGACCTCACCCTCGCCACCGAACCGGTGTGCATCGTGGTTGGTTCCGAGGGCAAGGGCCTGAGCCGGCTGGTCCGCGAAAACTGCGACCAGATCGTTTCGATCCCGATCGACTCCGCGATGGAATCGCTGAACGCCTCCATGGCCGTAGGCATCTCCCTCTACGAGGTCTCCAGGCAACGCGCCGCCAAGTAG
- the cysS gene encoding cysteine--tRNA ligase, whose amino-acid sequence MTLRFYDTASAEVRDFVPLVAGKASVYYCGATVQGMPHVGHIRSAIAFDQLTRWLKYRGYRVTVVRNVTDIDDKILAKSEASFAPDFVPEPGEVREEEWWALAYRYEQEFLQAYDTLGVSRPTYEPRATGHIPEMHALIQQLIERGHAYPALDGSGDVYFDVRSWDKYGSLTRQNIDDMQGAQDADPRGKKDARDFALWKGSKEGEPTTASWASPWGAGRPGWHLECSAMVTKYLGTEFDIHGGGLDLRFPHHENEMAQSQAAGHGFANFWMHNGMVTYQGEKMSKSIGNTVSPAEMLELASPRVVRYYLGQAHYRSVLDYRPTSLEEAAAAVERIDGFQAKAAARLGADFGFVAGNFGPSTESVQAFSAAMDDDLNVPRALAALHEVVRAGNTALAEGDDDAARHAKNAVMIMTEALGLNAAASTDAGNSREAAALGVLVEAQLAARAEARASKDWAASDAIRDTLKMAGVVVEDGPDGATWSLQRD is encoded by the coding sequence GTGACTCTCCGCTTTTACGACACAGCATCCGCCGAAGTCCGTGACTTCGTCCCCCTCGTAGCGGGTAAGGCTAGCGTCTACTACTGCGGGGCTACGGTGCAGGGCATGCCGCACGTGGGCCACATCAGGTCCGCCATAGCCTTTGACCAGCTCACCCGCTGGCTGAAGTACCGCGGCTACCGCGTCACTGTGGTTCGCAATGTCACGGACATTGACGACAAGATCCTGGCGAAGTCCGAAGCGTCCTTTGCTCCGGATTTTGTGCCTGAGCCGGGAGAAGTCCGTGAGGAGGAGTGGTGGGCACTGGCCTACCGCTATGAACAGGAATTCCTCCAGGCCTACGACACCCTTGGCGTGTCCCGGCCCACCTATGAGCCCCGGGCTACCGGCCACATCCCGGAGATGCACGCCCTGATCCAGCAGCTGATCGAGCGCGGCCACGCCTACCCTGCCCTGGACGGCTCCGGCGACGTGTACTTCGACGTCCGGTCCTGGGATAAGTACGGCTCCCTGACGCGCCAGAACATCGACGACATGCAGGGCGCCCAGGACGCTGATCCGCGCGGCAAAAAGGACGCCCGCGACTTCGCGCTGTGGAAGGGCTCCAAAGAGGGAGAGCCGACGACGGCGAGCTGGGCTTCGCCGTGGGGCGCCGGCCGGCCGGGTTGGCACCTGGAATGCTCCGCAATGGTCACCAAGTACCTCGGCACTGAGTTCGACATCCACGGCGGCGGACTGGACCTGCGCTTCCCTCATCACGAGAACGAGATGGCCCAGTCCCAGGCGGCGGGTCACGGCTTCGCCAACTTCTGGATGCACAACGGCATGGTGACGTACCAGGGCGAAAAAATGTCGAAATCCATCGGCAACACCGTCAGCCCCGCGGAGATGCTGGAACTCGCATCCCCCCGGGTCGTCCGCTACTACCTGGGCCAGGCCCACTACCGTTCCGTGCTGGACTACCGGCCCACGTCGCTGGAAGAGGCCGCCGCCGCCGTCGAGCGCATTGACGGGTTCCAGGCCAAGGCCGCCGCCCGTCTCGGTGCCGACTTCGGTTTTGTGGCGGGTAATTTCGGGCCGTCAACTGAATCAGTGCAGGCCTTCTCGGCAGCCATGGACGATGACCTGAATGTCCCGCGCGCGCTGGCCGCCCTGCATGAGGTCGTGCGCGCCGGTAACACCGCGCTGGCCGAGGGGGACGACGACGCCGCGCGGCATGCAAAGAACGCAGTCATGATCATGACCGAGGCCCTGGGCCTGAACGCGGCCGCAAGCACCGACGCCGGGAACAGCCGGGAAGCGGCAGCGCTGGGTGTCCTCGTGGAAGCCCAGCTGGCGGCCCGGGCGGAAGCCCGCGCCAGCAAGGACTGGGCTGCCTCGGATGCCATTCGGGACACGCTCAAGATGGCGGGAGTCGTCGTTGAGGACGGACCCGACGGCGCCACCTGGAGCCTGCAGAGGGACTGA
- the ispF gene encoding 2-C-methyl-D-erythritol 2,4-cyclodiphosphate synthase has translation MILPRTGIGIDVHAYAADEEPRPLWLGGLHWDGERGLAGHSDADPVAHAAADALFSAAGIGDLGTHFGTDRPEFAGASGVTLLAEAARIVRAAGFEIGNVAVQFVANRPKFGPRRQESQDALSAAAGAPVSVTATTSDGLGFAGRGEGISAVATALVYPSQPTGIG, from the coding sequence ATGATCCTCCCGCGCACCGGAATCGGAATCGACGTACATGCCTACGCCGCGGATGAGGAGCCACGCCCCCTCTGGCTTGGCGGGCTCCACTGGGACGGTGAGCGGGGCCTGGCCGGGCATTCAGATGCGGATCCGGTGGCCCACGCCGCGGCCGACGCCCTGTTCTCGGCCGCCGGGATAGGCGACCTGGGCACCCACTTCGGGACCGACCGCCCCGAGTTCGCTGGCGCCTCAGGCGTCACCCTCCTGGCTGAAGCGGCGAGGATTGTCCGCGCGGCCGGCTTCGAGATCGGCAACGTCGCCGTGCAGTTCGTGGCCAACAGGCCGAAGTTCGGTCCGCGCAGGCAGGAGTCCCAGGACGCCCTGAGCGCAGCGGCCGGCGCGCCGGTGAGCGTTACGGCCACCACCAGTGACGGACTGGGGTTCGCAGGGCGCGGCGAGGGCATTTCCGCCGTGGCCACGGCTTTGGTTTATCCCAGTCAACCCACGGGCATCGGCTAA
- the ispD gene encoding 2-C-methyl-D-erythritol 4-phosphate cytidylyltransferase has protein sequence MSNGLPRPITAVVLVAAGSGERLGYGMPKAAVPLGGEPLLLHALRGVVAAGVGSQICIALPAGHDGLRQLVDDFRLELADAGPLLTVVDGGSTRADSVRSALAALEDGTEAVLVHDAARALAPEYVFERVVDSLAAGALAVIPAVPVVDTVKTVVATTGEDSKVAPELVTGTAPREELRAVQTPQGFHLPTLLRAHQAAQALGEKEFAAVTDDAMLVEMLGVPVHAVRGSTQSLKITTPLDLIIAEGLLEGPLGVRWVEG, from the coding sequence ATGAGTAACGGACTGCCCCGCCCTATCACCGCCGTCGTTTTGGTGGCTGCAGGTTCCGGCGAGCGGCTGGGTTACGGCATGCCGAAGGCAGCCGTCCCGCTCGGTGGCGAACCGCTCCTTCTGCACGCCCTCCGCGGCGTCGTGGCAGCCGGCGTCGGAAGCCAGATCTGCATAGCCCTCCCAGCGGGTCATGACGGGCTGCGGCAGCTGGTGGATGATTTCCGGCTGGAGCTCGCAGACGCGGGCCCGCTCCTGACGGTTGTCGACGGCGGATCCACCAGGGCCGATTCCGTGCGGTCAGCGCTGGCCGCCTTGGAAGATGGCACCGAGGCTGTGCTGGTGCATGATGCCGCCCGCGCCCTGGCGCCGGAGTACGTCTTCGAACGCGTCGTCGATTCCCTGGCCGCCGGTGCCCTTGCCGTGATCCCGGCGGTTCCCGTGGTGGACACTGTCAAGACCGTCGTCGCAACTACGGGGGAGGACAGCAAGGTTGCCCCTGAACTGGTGACGGGCACAGCTCCGCGGGAGGAGCTGCGCGCTGTGCAGACTCCGCAGGGCTTCCACCTCCCCACACTGCTGCGGGCGCACCAGGCAGCACAGGCTTTGGGCGAGAAAGAGTTCGCCGCCGTTACGGACGATGCCATGCTGGTGGAAATGCTGGGGGTTCCAGTCCATGCAGTGCGCGGTTCCACACAATCGTTGAAGATCACCACGCCGCTGGACCTGATCATTGCCGAGGGCCTGCTGGAAGGTCCCCTCGGAGTGCGCTGGGTGGAAGGCTAG
- a CDS encoding CarD family transcriptional regulator, with translation MVFEVGETVVYPHHGAAKIEEIKMRTVKGEEKMYLKLKVAQGDLTIEVPAENVDLVGVRDVVGKEGLEHVFDVLRAEFTEEPTNWSRRYKANLEKLASGDVIKVAEVVRDLWRRDHDRGLSAGEKRMLAKARQILISELALAEKTDEEKAASVLDEVLAS, from the coding sequence ATGGTATTTGAGGTCGGCGAGACAGTAGTTTACCCTCACCACGGTGCTGCAAAAATTGAAGAAATCAAGATGCGCACCGTCAAGGGCGAAGAGAAAATGTATCTCAAGCTCAAGGTGGCCCAGGGTGATCTGACCATTGAAGTTCCAGCAGAAAACGTTGATCTTGTTGGGGTCCGTGACGTAGTGGGCAAGGAAGGCTTGGAGCACGTATTTGATGTGCTTCGGGCTGAGTTCACTGAAGAGCCCACCAACTGGTCACGCAGGTACAAGGCAAATCTGGAGAAACTTGCTTCCGGTGACGTCATCAAGGTGGCAGAGGTTGTCCGCGACCTTTGGCGCCGTGATCACGATCGGGGCCTTTCCGCAGGTGAGAAGCGCATGCTGGCCAAGGCCAGGCAGATTCTGATTTCAGAACTGGCGCTGGCTGAAAAGACCGACGAAGAGAAGGCAGCAAGCGTTCTCGACGAGGTCCTGGCTTCCTAA
- a CDS encoding response regulator transcription factor, whose protein sequence is MSRILIVEDEESFSDPLSYLLGKEGFEVEVVDNGVDAITEFDRTGADLVLLDLQLPGLSGTEVCRQLRQRSSVPVIMLTAKDSEIDKVVGLELGADDYVTKPYSSRELVARVRAVLRRQGEPEELVSSTVQAGPVRMDIERHVVSVAGEQVLLPLKEFELLEMLLRNSGRVLTRGQLIDRVWGSDYVGDTKTLDVHVKRLRGKIEPDPSAPRYLVTVRGLGYKFEP, encoded by the coding sequence TTGAGCAGGATTTTGATTGTCGAGGACGAAGAGTCGTTCAGTGACCCGTTGTCGTATTTGCTGGGCAAAGAGGGGTTCGAGGTGGAGGTCGTGGACAACGGCGTGGACGCCATTACCGAATTCGACCGCACTGGGGCCGACCTGGTCCTGCTCGATCTGCAGCTCCCTGGCCTCTCAGGTACGGAAGTCTGCCGTCAGCTGAGGCAGCGGTCCAGCGTTCCGGTGATCATGCTGACCGCCAAGGACTCCGAGATCGACAAAGTGGTCGGCTTGGAGCTGGGGGCAGACGACTACGTCACCAAACCGTATTCGTCACGGGAGCTCGTGGCGCGGGTGCGGGCTGTGCTCCGCCGGCAGGGCGAGCCGGAAGAACTGGTCTCCTCCACAGTCCAGGCCGGACCGGTCCGGATGGACATCGAGCGGCACGTCGTCAGTGTCGCTGGAGAGCAGGTGCTGCTGCCGCTGAAGGAATTCGAACTGCTGGAGATGCTGCTTCGCAATTCCGGGCGGGTGCTGACGCGGGGCCAGCTGATCGACCGGGTCTGGGGCTCGGATTATGTGGGCGACACCAAGACATTGGACGTGCACGTCAAGCGGCTCCGGGGCAAAATCGAACCTGACCCGTCGGCGCCCCGGTACCTGGTGACCGTACGCGGCCTCGGCTACAAGTTCGAGCCGTAG
- a CDS encoding sensor histidine kinase: protein MLIGVIAGLIGLSFGTFGVLAFRVSERQRQLVDIDADELALPAGAAEVLAVVGRAFVVVDAVDGVVRASPAAYAYGLVRGHTVVHEQLLDMTAGVRRDGVILEKQLELPRGPLGHGTIIVQVRAAMLGEEYILLLADDRTEITRTEEIRNDFVANVSHELKTPVGAISLLAEALESSADDEEAVRRFAKRMHKESGRLAALVQDIIELSRLQGASVSRQGTPVDINTVITEAVDRSQLPAESKNIRIVVGERVEAMVFGDRDLLVTALRNLIDNAIRYSPENTRVGIGVRAKEGLIALSVTDQGEGLSAEDQERVFERFYRVDAARSRHTGGTGLGLSIVKHVASNHGGEVTLWSRPGQGSTFTLRLPEMETLEEPAASVPAERGPNEQVPSEQGPHEQGPREQGPSEQAPYEKDAREPGVEEPRVNEQGASA from the coding sequence ATGCTCATCGGTGTCATCGCCGGCCTCATCGGCCTGTCGTTCGGCACCTTCGGCGTGCTTGCGTTCAGGGTCAGCGAAAGGCAGCGGCAGCTGGTGGATATCGACGCCGATGAACTCGCCTTGCCAGCCGGCGCAGCTGAGGTTCTTGCCGTCGTCGGTCGGGCCTTTGTGGTGGTGGACGCCGTGGACGGCGTGGTCCGTGCCAGTCCCGCGGCCTATGCCTACGGGCTGGTGCGAGGGCACACAGTCGTCCACGAGCAACTGCTCGACATGACAGCCGGTGTCCGCCGTGACGGAGTGATCCTGGAAAAACAACTGGAGCTTCCACGCGGCCCGCTGGGCCACGGAACCATCATTGTGCAGGTCCGCGCAGCCATGCTAGGGGAGGAATATATCCTTCTGCTGGCTGACGACCGGACCGAGATTACGCGCACGGAGGAGATCCGCAACGACTTCGTGGCCAACGTATCCCACGAACTGAAGACCCCGGTAGGTGCCATTTCCCTGCTGGCCGAGGCCTTGGAATCATCCGCCGACGACGAGGAGGCCGTGCGCCGGTTTGCCAAGCGCATGCACAAGGAATCCGGCCGGCTGGCTGCCCTGGTCCAGGACATCATCGAACTATCCCGCCTCCAGGGTGCCAGCGTGTCACGGCAGGGAACGCCGGTGGACATCAACACCGTGATTACTGAAGCCGTGGACAGGTCGCAGCTTCCCGCCGAGAGCAAGAACATCCGGATTGTCGTGGGCGAACGGGTGGAGGCGATGGTGTTCGGGGACCGGGACCTGCTGGTGACAGCGCTGCGGAACCTGATCGACAACGCCATCCGCTACTCCCCGGAGAACACGCGTGTGGGCATTGGCGTCCGCGCCAAGGAGGGCCTCATCGCCTTGTCCGTCACCGACCAGGGAGAAGGACTCAGCGCCGAGGACCAGGAACGGGTATTTGAGCGGTTCTACCGGGTGGATGCTGCACGGTCGCGCCATACCGGCGGAACCGGGCTGGGCCTGAGCATCGTCAAGCACGTCGCCTCCAACCACGGCGGCGAGGTGACCCTGTGGTCCCGGCCCGGCCAGGGTTCCACCTTCACGCTCCGGCTCCCGGAGATGGAAACCCTGGAAGAACCAGCGGCCTCAGTCCCAGCAGAACGAGGCCCCAATGAACAGGTGCCCAGTGAACAAGGCCCCCATGAACAGGGCCCAAGAGAACAAGGCCCAAGTGAACAGGCCCCTTACGAAAAAGACGCCAGAGAACCCGGCGTCGAAGAACCCCGCGTCAATGAACAAGGAGCCAGCGCTTGA
- the phoU gene encoding phosphate signaling complex protein PhoU — translation MRKVFQEELTLVGDQLVEISKLVSEAIGKATTSFEVADVDLAQDVIAADARIDFLQNSLDERAIDILALQGPVASDLRMIVGSLRMSASLERMGDLARHIAQLARLRFPSNVIPASMTETFKSFAELDQLIADKLTVLLETRDLEVARDILKANSAINDLHLSVFRAIAGSDWQESPSTTVDVALASRYFERFADHGVSVAQKVTYLVTGAWQPNGLDHA, via the coding sequence GTGCGTAAGGTTTTTCAGGAAGAGCTGACCCTGGTGGGCGACCAGCTGGTGGAGATCTCGAAGTTGGTCAGCGAGGCGATCGGGAAGGCCACGACATCTTTCGAGGTGGCCGATGTGGATCTTGCCCAGGATGTCATCGCCGCCGACGCCCGCATCGATTTCCTCCAGAACAGCCTGGATGAGCGCGCCATTGACATCCTCGCCCTGCAGGGGCCGGTGGCCAGCGACCTGCGCATGATTGTCGGCTCGCTGCGGATGAGCGCCTCCCTCGAGCGCATGGGCGATCTGGCGCGGCACATCGCCCAACTGGCGCGCCTCCGCTTCCCGTCCAACGTGATACCGGCGTCCATGACAGAGACCTTTAAGAGCTTCGCGGAACTGGACCAGCTGATCGCCGACAAGCTGACCGTGCTGCTGGAAACCCGGGACCTTGAAGTCGCCCGCGACATCCTGAAGGCGAACAGTGCCATCAACGATCTGCACTTGAGCGTGTTCCGCGCGATCGCCGGCAGCGACTGGCAGGAGTCCCCTTCCACCACTGTGGACGTGGCACTGGCCAGCCGCTACTTCGAGCGCTTCGCCGACCACGGCGTCTCCGTGGCGCAAAAGGTCACGTACCTGGTGACCGGCGCGTGGCAGCCCAACGGGCTCGACCACGCCTGA